The following are encoded together in the Microbacterium hatanonis genome:
- the gndA gene encoding NADP-dependent phosphogluconate dehydrogenase, translating into MSSDPTSAQKHLSPDQADGPDSAPDHESAPGSENVERPVGEAGVDAPATGGQANIGVVGLAVMGSNLARNLASREGNTVAVYNRSSDKTEHLVQAHPEAGFAPAFSYEEFAANLQKPRAAIIMVKAGRPTDAVIDELVRVFEPGDIIVDGGNALFTDTIRREKAVRETGINFVGMGVSGGEEGALLGPSIMPGGSDESWVTLGPILKSIAAIAEGEPCVTHVGHDGAGHFVKMVHNGIEYADMQLIAEAYDLIRRGTGKSPAEIADIFAEWNRGELESYLIEITAEVLRQTDAATGRPLVDVIVDQAGAKGTGAWTVQTALSLGVPVSGIAEATFARSLSSHAEQREISGGLPGPSAEGDFAVDDADEFIEKIRLALWASKIVAYSQGFDEIRAGAAEYGWKIDLGAIAGIWRGGCIIRAQFLNRITEAYAETPDLAVLLTAPYFVEALERSQSAWRDVVATSARVGIPAPAFSSSLAYYDGLRAERLPAALIQGQRDFFGAHTYKRIDKPGTFHTLWSGDRSEIEAEDTH; encoded by the coding sequence GTGTCCTCTGACCCCACGTCCGCACAGAAGCACCTCTCACCGGATCAGGCCGACGGCCCCGATTCGGCGCCCGACCACGAATCGGCCCCCGGTTCGGAGAACGTCGAGCGTCCCGTCGGCGAGGCCGGCGTCGATGCCCCCGCCACCGGCGGACAGGCCAACATCGGTGTCGTCGGACTCGCGGTGATGGGCTCGAACCTCGCGCGCAACCTCGCCAGCCGCGAGGGCAACACGGTCGCGGTGTACAACCGCAGCTCCGACAAGACCGAGCACCTCGTGCAGGCGCACCCCGAGGCCGGTTTCGCGCCCGCCTTCTCGTACGAGGAGTTCGCCGCGAACCTGCAGAAGCCCCGCGCCGCGATCATCATGGTCAAGGCCGGCCGTCCCACCGACGCCGTCATCGACGAGCTGGTGCGCGTCTTCGAGCCGGGCGACATCATCGTCGACGGCGGCAACGCGCTGTTCACCGACACCATCCGCCGCGAGAAGGCCGTCCGCGAGACGGGGATCAACTTCGTCGGCATGGGCGTCTCCGGCGGTGAGGAGGGTGCTCTCCTCGGACCCTCGATCATGCCCGGCGGCTCGGACGAGTCGTGGGTCACCCTGGGCCCGATCCTGAAGTCGATCGCCGCGATCGCCGAGGGCGAGCCCTGCGTCACCCACGTCGGCCACGACGGCGCCGGCCACTTCGTGAAGATGGTGCACAACGGCATCGAGTACGCCGACATGCAGCTGATCGCCGAGGCGTACGACCTCATCCGTCGCGGCACCGGCAAGTCGCCCGCCGAGATCGCCGACATCTTCGCCGAATGGAACCGCGGCGAGCTCGAGTCGTACCTCATCGAGATCACCGCCGAGGTGCTCCGCCAGACGGATGCGGCGACCGGACGCCCGCTCGTGGACGTGATCGTCGACCAGGCCGGCGCGAAGGGCACGGGAGCGTGGACGGTGCAGACCGCCCTGTCGCTCGGCGTGCCCGTCTCGGGCATCGCCGAGGCGACCTTCGCCCGCTCGCTGTCGTCGCACGCCGAGCAGCGCGAGATCTCGGGCGGTCTGCCCGGCCCGTCGGCCGAGGGCGACTTCGCGGTCGACGACGCCGACGAGTTCATCGAGAAGATCCGTCTCGCTCTGTGGGCGTCGAAGATCGTCGCCTACTCCCAGGGGTTCGACGAGATCCGTGCGGGCGCCGCCGAGTACGGCTGGAAGATCGATCTCGGAGCCATCGCCGGCATCTGGCGGGGCGGCTGCATCATCCGCGCCCAGTTCCTCAACCGCATCACCGAGGCCTACGCCGAGACGCCCGACCTCGCGGTGCTGCTGACGGCGCCGTACTTCGTCGAAGCGCTCGAGCGCAGCCAGTCCGCCTGGCGCGACGTCGTCGCGACGTCGGCCCGCGTCGGCATTCCGGCTCCCGCGTTCTCGTCGTCGCTGGCGTACTACGACGGCCTCCGCGCCGAGCGTCTTCCCGCCGCTCTCATCCAGGGTCAGCGTGACTTCTTCGGTGCGCACACGTACAAGCGCATCGACAAGCCGGGCACCTTCCACACGCTGTGGTCGGGCGACCGCAGCGAGATCGAGGCCGAGGACACGCACTGA
- a CDS encoding FAD:protein FMN transferase, protein MSTTTPTRAVWSFEAIGTVWSIETDAPLGHGIRRDVETVIDAFDRDWSRFRDDSVVARLAGGGGSAPVPPDAAAMLDVYAELDTATRGAVNPLLGDSLARLGYDARYSLVAQGDPIAAPEKWRDIVRWDARTLAVTAPATIDVGALGKGRLVDLVTGVVSRGVDGGFVVDGGGDLAVRGTPQRIGLEHPYDPRRVIGVVTVADAALCASAVTRRAWGEGLHHVLDARTGAPVRTYAATWAIAPDAMHADALATALFFDGGPELAASWGAHWVRMRTDGRVEWSPGSEAELFT, encoded by the coding sequence ATGAGCACCACGACTCCCACCCGAGCGGTGTGGTCGTTCGAGGCGATCGGCACGGTCTGGTCGATCGAGACCGACGCGCCCCTCGGCCACGGTATCCGCCGTGACGTCGAGACCGTGATCGACGCGTTCGACCGCGACTGGTCGCGCTTCCGCGACGACTCGGTCGTCGCTCGGCTGGCCGGCGGGGGAGGCTCGGCTCCCGTTCCTCCCGATGCCGCCGCGATGCTCGATGTCTACGCCGAGCTCGACACGGCCACGCGAGGAGCGGTGAACCCGCTCCTGGGCGACTCGCTCGCCCGCCTGGGCTACGACGCGCGCTACTCGCTCGTCGCGCAGGGCGATCCGATCGCGGCACCCGAGAAGTGGCGCGACATCGTGCGGTGGGATGCACGCACCCTCGCCGTGACCGCACCCGCGACGATCGACGTCGGTGCGCTGGGCAAAGGGCGGCTCGTCGACCTCGTGACCGGTGTCGTCTCGCGCGGCGTCGACGGCGGTTTCGTCGTCGACGGCGGCGGCGATCTCGCCGTACGCGGGACCCCGCAGCGGATCGGGCTGGAGCATCCGTACGATCCGCGCCGTGTCATCGGCGTGGTGACGGTGGCGGATGCGGCGCTCTGCGCCTCGGCCGTCACCCGCCGCGCCTGGGGCGAGGGGCTGCACCACGTGCTCGACGCGCGGACGGGTGCCCCCGTGCGGACCTATGCGGCGACGTGGGCGATAGCCCCCGACGCCATGCACGCCGACGCGCTGGCGACGGCGTTGTTCTTCGACGGCGGGCCCGAGCTCGCCGCTTCCTGGGGAGCCCACTGGGTTCGAATGCGCACGGACGGCCGCGTGGAGTGGTCGCCGGGCAGTGAGGCAGAGTTGTTCACGTGA
- a CDS encoding FAD-dependent oxidoreductase, with product MIATFVAGSSRVLAVLGRVSMYRLVMMSLAVLAALSFVLSFFDLVGPGPFEILVTAVVLALACAGTDLAAQSVLRLPRRFESSFITAAILLFVLRPTLEPIAILGIVLAAVAASLSKYVLVWRGRHIFNPAAVGATVLTFVSVFAPDLGASSWWVGTPVLAAPVVVLGIAILWRTEKLRMVVGFWIVATAVAFLRTSSQYQAIGETIDPGVLLTQVAFSSPFLFLGAFMLSEPLTMPPRRWQQYTVAVVVGVFAGWPIPLDLGIGTVTLGQERALLIGNLLAFFFALRAAVRLTLERRRELTPTVRELTFQAKRPFAFRPGQYLELDVPHTHPDARGTRREFSIASAPEDLPMVRIAFKEGSKSSFKRALAEVEPGSPLAVTGVWGDFLLPVKSSSPVLLVAAGIGVTPFVSQLRHLVATDQDRDILLVYVASSADELAFRDDIVAAGIPVVVFTRDEPTDLPPRWTWAGRSTRLDADGLIRAVPDIEGRHAYISGPPALIADLAPALGRARSLTTDAFAGY from the coding sequence GTGATCGCCACCTTCGTCGCGGGTTCCTCCCGCGTGCTCGCCGTCCTCGGACGCGTCTCGATGTACCGACTCGTGATGATGTCGCTCGCCGTGCTGGCAGCGCTGTCGTTCGTGCTGTCGTTCTTCGACCTCGTCGGCCCCGGGCCGTTCGAGATCCTCGTCACGGCGGTCGTGCTCGCCCTCGCGTGCGCGGGCACCGACCTCGCCGCCCAGAGCGTGCTGCGCCTTCCGCGGCGATTCGAATCGTCGTTCATCACCGCGGCGATCCTGCTGTTCGTCCTGCGCCCGACGCTCGAACCGATCGCGATCCTGGGCATCGTGCTCGCCGCGGTCGCCGCATCCCTCTCGAAGTACGTGCTCGTCTGGCGAGGTCGTCACATCTTCAATCCCGCGGCCGTCGGCGCCACGGTGCTGACGTTCGTCAGCGTGTTCGCCCCCGACCTGGGCGCATCGTCATGGTGGGTGGGCACCCCCGTGCTCGCCGCGCCCGTCGTCGTCCTGGGGATCGCGATCCTCTGGCGGACTGAGAAGCTGCGCATGGTGGTCGGATTCTGGATCGTGGCGACGGCGGTCGCCTTCCTGCGCACGTCGTCGCAGTACCAGGCGATCGGCGAGACGATCGACCCGGGTGTGCTGCTGACGCAGGTCGCCTTCTCGTCGCCGTTCCTCTTCCTCGGCGCGTTCATGCTGTCGGAGCCGCTGACCATGCCGCCGCGCCGGTGGCAGCAGTACACCGTCGCGGTCGTGGTCGGCGTGTTCGCCGGGTGGCCCATCCCGCTCGACCTCGGTATCGGCACCGTCACGTTGGGCCAGGAGCGCGCGCTCCTCATCGGCAACCTGCTGGCGTTCTTCTTCGCACTCCGCGCGGCGGTGCGTCTGACGCTCGAGCGCCGCCGCGAGCTGACGCCCACGGTTCGCGAGCTCACGTTCCAGGCGAAGCGCCCGTTCGCTTTCCGCCCCGGCCAGTATCTCGAGCTCGACGTCCCCCACACGCATCCCGATGCGCGTGGAACGCGGCGCGAGTTCTCGATCGCCTCGGCTCCCGAGGATCTGCCGATGGTGAGGATCGCGTTCAAGGAGGGATCGAAGAGCAGCTTCAAGCGTGCCCTCGCAGAGGTGGAGCCCGGCTCGCCGCTGGCCGTCACGGGCGTGTGGGGCGACTTCCTGCTTCCCGTCAAGTCCTCCTCGCCGGTGCTGCTGGTCGCCGCGGGAATCGGCGTGACGCCCTTCGTGTCGCAGCTGCGGCACCTCGTCGCCACCGATCAGGACCGCGACATCCTGCTCGTGTACGTCGCGTCGTCGGCCGATGAACTGGCGTTCCGCGACGACATCGTCGCCGCGGGCATCCCCGTGGTGGTCTTCACGCGCGACGAGCCGACCGATCTGCCCCCGCGCTGGACGTGGGCCGGCCGCAGCACGCGCCTCGACGCCGACGGTCTCATCCGCGCCGTTCCCGACATCGAGGGCCGTCACGCGTACATCTCGGGTCCGCCCGCGCTGATCGCCGACCTCGCGCCGGCGTTGGGCCGCGCTCGGTCGCTGACCACCGACGCCTTCGCGGGCTACTGA
- a CDS encoding ABC transporter permease — MYWTYLRRELAGRKKHTIIVAAGLAIAIALVIVVNSLSAGVRDAQTQALASVYGVGTDLTVTGASVEPGQGGGSRFDFGQGEGQTEDGTTSLSQSRLMTDMMRGTLDASAVDTVASLDGVAAASGALSLTNTTFSGEMPDMSQMGEGATPGQPPAGGADGAGGSAFDIQSFTVLGIDPAASGVGPLSSVTVTDGRGLDASDAGANVAVVDSSYAATNELAVGDTIDVGGTAMEIVGLVSSTSSDADTAANVYLPLDVAQTLAGVDDVVSTVYVQAASADGIGTVQTEIQSALPDATVSSQSELASTVSGSLSSASSLVSSLGTWLSVLVLLVALVLAVLFTISGVSRRTREFGTLKAIGWSNGRVVGQVAGESLVQGLIGGVAGLVIGLAGIAVINVISPTISSAPETTTGAPGGGPGGMGAGGGGPFGQATAQVADVVLNAPLTPWIIVAAVGLAVGGGLVAGAFGGWRAARLSPAEALRSVA, encoded by the coding sequence ATGTACTGGACGTACCTGCGCCGCGAACTCGCCGGGCGCAAGAAGCACACGATCATCGTCGCCGCGGGGCTCGCGATCGCGATCGCCCTCGTCATCGTCGTCAATTCGCTCTCTGCCGGTGTGCGCGATGCGCAGACCCAGGCGCTCGCCTCGGTCTACGGCGTCGGCACCGACCTCACCGTCACGGGGGCCTCGGTGGAGCCCGGACAGGGCGGGGGCTCGCGCTTCGACTTCGGTCAGGGCGAAGGCCAGACCGAAGACGGCACCACGAGCCTCAGCCAGTCGCGCCTGATGACCGACATGATGCGCGGCACGCTCGACGCCTCCGCCGTCGACACGGTGGCCTCGCTCGACGGCGTGGCCGCCGCATCCGGCGCCCTGTCGCTCACCAACACCACCTTCTCGGGCGAGATGCCCGACATGTCGCAGATGGGCGAGGGCGCAACGCCCGGTCAGCCGCCCGCGGGCGGCGCGGACGGCGCCGGGGGAAGCGCCTTCGACATCCAGTCGTTCACGGTGCTCGGCATCGACCCCGCCGCATCCGGGGTCGGCCCGCTGTCGTCGGTGACCGTCACCGACGGACGAGGCCTGGATGCTTCGGACGCCGGCGCGAACGTCGCCGTGGTCGACAGCAGCTACGCCGCGACGAACGAGCTCGCCGTCGGCGACACGATCGACGTCGGCGGCACCGCGATGGAGATCGTCGGGCTGGTCTCGTCGACGTCGTCCGACGCCGACACGGCGGCGAACGTCTACCTGCCGCTCGATGTGGCGCAGACGCTCGCCGGGGTGGACGACGTCGTCTCGACCGTCTACGTGCAGGCGGCATCCGCCGACGGCATCGGCACGGTCCAGACCGAGATCCAGTCCGCGCTCCCCGATGCGACGGTCAGCTCGCAGTCCGAGCTCGCCTCGACGGTGTCGGGATCTCTCTCCAGCGCCTCCTCGCTCGTGTCGAGCCTCGGCACCTGGCTGTCGGTGCTGGTCCTCCTCGTCGCCCTCGTGCTCGCCGTGCTCTTCACGATCTCGGGCGTCTCGCGTCGCACTCGCGAGTTCGGCACCCTCAAGGCGATCGGCTGGTCGAACGGACGCGTGGTCGGACAGGTCGCGGGGGAGTCGCTCGTGCAGGGACTCATCGGCGGCGTGGCGGGACTCGTCATCGGTCTGGCGGGCATCGCCGTGATCAACGTCATCTCGCCGACCATCTCGTCCGCCCCCGAGACGACGACGGGCGCCCCCGGCGGCGGCCCGGGCGGGATGGGCGCGGGCGGCGGCGGACCCTTCGGGCAGGCCACGGCGCAGGTCGCCGACGTCGTGCTCAACGCTCCGCTGACCCCGTGGATCATCGTGGCCGCGGTCGGCCTCGCGGTCGGAGGCGGGCTCGTCGCCGGGGCGTTCGGCGGCTGGCGCGCCGCGCGCCTCAGCCCCGCAGAAGCACTGCGGTCGGTCGCGTGA
- a CDS encoding ribose-phosphate diphosphokinase codes for MARKKKTVDLDRENDIAPGLVAKTKKRLVVATGRSHPDLAHQVAHHLGTELAPTEHRTFASGEIYTRFEVSIRGCDVFVIQSFGPPVNEWLMELLIMLDALKRASAKRITVVAPYFPYSRQDKKGRGREPISARLVADLLKTAGADRVMSVDLHAAQIQGFFDGPVDHLFAKPVLLEHFQANLSPEDRETLTVVSPDMGRVRVADTWSDSLNAPLAIIHKRRDPKVANQVTVREIVGEVDGRTCLLVDDMIDTGGTIAKAAQALKDAGARKVIVAATHAIFSDPARERLQHPAIDQVVVTDTVPIPEEKRFPSLIVLPIAPLLARAVREVFEDGSVTSMFGGEA; via the coding sequence ATGGCTCGTAAGAAGAAGACCGTAGACCTCGACCGCGAGAACGACATCGCCCCGGGCCTGGTCGCCAAGACCAAGAAGCGGCTCGTGGTCGCGACGGGTCGTTCGCACCCCGATCTCGCGCACCAGGTCGCCCACCATCTCGGCACCGAGCTCGCGCCGACCGAGCACCGCACGTTCGCCTCGGGTGAGATCTACACCCGTTTCGAGGTCTCGATCCGCGGGTGCGACGTGTTCGTGATCCAGTCGTTCGGCCCCCCGGTCAACGAGTGGCTGATGGAGCTGCTGATCATGCTCGACGCGCTCAAGCGCGCGTCGGCCAAGCGCATCACGGTCGTCGCCCCGTACTTCCCGTACTCGCGTCAGGACAAGAAGGGCCGCGGCCGCGAGCCGATCAGTGCCCGCCTCGTCGCCGACCTGCTGAAGACGGCCGGCGCCGACCGAGTGATGAGCGTCGACCTCCACGCCGCCCAGATCCAAGGGTTCTTCGACGGCCCGGTCGACCACCTCTTCGCCAAGCCCGTGCTCCTGGAGCACTTCCAGGCGAACCTGAGCCCCGAAGACCGCGAGACGCTGACCGTCGTGTCTCCCGACATGGGCCGCGTGCGCGTCGCCGACACCTGGTCGGACAGCCTCAACGCTCCGCTCGCGATCATCCACAAGCGCCGCGACCCGAAGGTCGCCAACCAGGTCACCGTGCGCGAGATCGTCGGCGAGGTCGACGGCCGCACCTGCCTCCTCGTCGACGACATGATCGACACCGGCGGCACGATCGCGAAGGCGGCGCAGGCGCTCAAGGATGCCGGTGCCCGCAAGGTCATCGTGGCGGCGACCCACGCGATCTTCAGCGACCCGGCTCGGGAGCGGCTGCAGCATCCGGCCATCGACCAGGTCGTCGTCACCGACACCGTGCCGATCCCCGAGGAGAAGCGGTTCCCCTCGCTCATCGTGCTGCCCATCGCCCCTCTGCTGGCGCGCGCCGTGCGCGAGGTGTTCGAAGACGGCTCGGTCACCAGCATGTTCGGCGGCGAGGCGTAG
- a CDS encoding ABC transporter ATP-binding protein, with amino-acid sequence MTIADTSTTPSGIDERSPIYRLAGVTRTYRQRERVVNALAGVDLEIEQGDFVTIQGPTGGGKSTLLQLLGALDRPTAGSVRLGQVDVAAASNAEIGRLRAAEIGFVFQGFNLIPTLTAAENVDMGLEPLGLGRDERATRVAEALEQVGLADRADHRPGELSGGQQQRVAIARAVAKRPRVLLADEPTGNLDERMRDEILAVLEGLNAAGLTLIVVTHDSAVAARARRRLRLDRGKVTDITRR; translated from the coding sequence ATGACCATCGCAGACACCTCGACCACCCCGTCCGGCATCGACGAGCGCTCGCCGATCTACCGCCTCGCGGGGGTCACCCGCACCTACCGGCAGCGCGAGCGGGTCGTCAACGCGCTCGCGGGAGTCGATCTCGAGATCGAACAGGGAGACTTCGTCACCATCCAGGGCCCGACGGGCGGCGGGAAGTCGACGCTGCTCCAGCTGCTCGGCGCGCTCGACCGTCCCACGGCCGGATCGGTGCGGCTCGGCCAGGTCGACGTCGCCGCCGCATCGAACGCCGAGATCGGGCGCCTGCGTGCCGCCGAGATCGGCTTCGTCTTCCAGGGGTTCAACCTCATCCCGACACTCACGGCCGCGGAGAACGTCGACATGGGCCTCGAGCCGCTCGGCCTCGGCCGAGACGAGCGCGCGACCCGCGTTGCGGAGGCTCTCGAACAGGTCGGTCTCGCCGATCGGGCCGACCACCGGCCGGGCGAGCTGTCGGGAGGCCAGCAGCAGCGCGTCGCGATCGCGCGCGCCGTTGCCAAGCGGCCGCGCGTGCTGCTGGCCGACGAGCCGACGGGCAACCTCGACGAGCGGATGCGCGACGAGATCCTCGCGGTGCTCGAGGGGCTCAACGCGGCCGGGCTCACGCTCATCGTCGTGACCCACGACTCCGCGGTGGCCGCGCGCGCCCGTCGACGCCTGCGCCTCGATCGCGGGAAGGTCACCGACATCACGCGCCGGTGA
- a CDS encoding ATP-binding protein, producing the protein MAAIIGMVAIILAIIALGTSAILSNVLQENLQTKVQSQVQELRFGPQNTASAVLTAGFFEPGTVLVVSNFAGVTGAYVDGDAVRELDSDQINDVVNALMGAPASEVIDLPGLGEYRVAGTGSAVLGLPLTDVTSTIAQILTTIALVTAGGLVLLGSIIAIVIRAGLKPLRAVAETAQRVAAVRMDQGEVSITARVPDEQADERTEIGQVGSALNTLLDHVDASLSARQQNEELMRRFVADASHELRTPLASIRGYSELSLRDRTLSDTSHEALSRIQAQSLRMTTLVEDLLLLARLDEGQELVYGTVDLTQLALEAVGDARPAGPGHRWEIDVPDEPVHLAGDTSRLHQVVANLLANARTHTSEGTTVTVSVRRDGGEAVLRVHDDGPGVDPAVADELFERFSRADRSRARKTGGTGLGLSIARAIVEAHAGTISVSSDPGDTTFEVRLPAKPSDPA; encoded by the coding sequence ATGGCAGCGATCATCGGCATGGTCGCGATCATCCTGGCGATCATCGCTCTGGGCACGAGCGCGATCCTCAGCAACGTGCTGCAGGAGAACCTGCAGACGAAGGTGCAGTCGCAGGTGCAGGAGCTGCGGTTCGGCCCTCAGAACACGGCCAGCGCGGTGCTCACCGCCGGGTTCTTCGAGCCCGGCACGGTGCTGGTCGTATCGAACTTCGCGGGGGTCACCGGCGCGTACGTCGACGGCGACGCCGTTCGCGAGCTCGACTCCGACCAGATCAACGATGTCGTCAACGCGCTCATGGGTGCGCCGGCGTCGGAGGTCATCGACCTGCCCGGGCTCGGCGAGTACCGGGTGGCCGGCACGGGATCGGCCGTGCTCGGACTGCCGCTGACCGACGTGACCTCGACGATCGCCCAGATCCTCACCACGATCGCCCTCGTCACCGCCGGCGGTCTCGTGCTCCTCGGGTCGATCATCGCGATCGTCATCCGGGCGGGTCTGAAGCCGCTCCGTGCGGTCGCCGAGACCGCGCAGCGCGTCGCGGCGGTGCGCATGGACCAGGGCGAGGTGTCGATCACCGCCCGCGTGCCCGACGAGCAGGCCGACGAGCGCACCGAGATCGGGCAGGTGGGATCGGCGCTGAACACGCTGCTCGACCACGTGGACGCGTCACTCTCGGCCCGTCAGCAGAACGAAGAGCTCATGCGACGTTTCGTCGCCGATGCCAGCCACGAGCTGCGCACCCCGCTCGCGTCGATCCGCGGCTACTCCGAACTGTCGCTGCGCGACCGCACGCTGAGCGACACGTCGCACGAGGCGCTCTCACGTATCCAGGCGCAGTCGCTGCGTATGACCACTCTCGTCGAAGACCTGCTGCTCCTCGCCCGCCTCGACGAGGGGCAGGAGCTCGTCTACGGAACCGTCGACCTCACCCAGCTCGCCCTCGAAGCGGTCGGCGACGCCCGGCCCGCCGGTCCCGGCCACAGGTGGGAGATCGACGTGCCCGACGAGCCCGTCCATCTCGCCGGCGACACGTCGCGCCTGCACCAGGTGGTCGCCAACCTCCTCGCCAACGCCCGCACCCACACGTCCGAAGGCACGACCGTCACCGTCTCGGTCCGCCGCGACGGCGGCGAGGCGGTGCTGCGCGTGCACGACGACGGACCCGGCGTCGACCCTGCGGTCGCCGACGAGCTGTTCGAGCGGTTCTCCCGCGCCGACCGTTCGCGGGCCCGCAAGACCGGCGGCACCGGACTCGGGCTGTCGATCGCCCGTGCCATCGTCGAGGCTCACGCGGGCACGATCTCGGTCAGCAGCGATCCCGGCGACACCACCTTCGAGGTGCGCCTGCCCGCGAAGCCGTCCGACCCGGCCTGA
- a CDS encoding response regulator transcription factor, translating to MTATVASPALTRPDGSALRVLVVDDEQMLTDLLSMALRMEGWDVQTAASGLQALQAARDFVPDAMVLDVMMPDLDGMAVLQRLRHSGNDVPVLFLTAKDAVSDRVAGLTAGGDDYVTKPFSLEEVVARLRGLMRRAGTAFAGGGEPILHVGDLSLNEDSHEVSRAGTSIELTATEFELLRYLMRNQRRVVSKAQILDRVWNYDFGGRSSVVELYISYLRKKIDSGREPLIHTVRGVGYMIKAPQ from the coding sequence ATGACCGCGACCGTCGCCTCCCCCGCCCTCACCCGCCCTGACGGCTCTGCTCTCCGCGTGCTCGTCGTCGACGACGAGCAGATGCTCACCGACCTCCTGTCGATGGCTCTGCGGATGGAGGGCTGGGACGTGCAGACAGCGGCCTCCGGCCTCCAGGCGCTGCAGGCCGCACGCGACTTCGTACCCGACGCCATGGTGCTCGACGTGATGATGCCCGACCTCGACGGCATGGCCGTGCTGCAGCGCCTGCGCCACTCGGGCAACGACGTGCCGGTGCTCTTCCTCACCGCGAAGGACGCCGTCTCCGACCGCGTGGCGGGTCTGACCGCCGGCGGTGACGACTACGTCACGAAGCCGTTCAGCCTCGAGGAGGTCGTCGCGCGCCTGCGCGGACTGATGCGACGAGCGGGCACGGCGTTCGCCGGGGGCGGCGAGCCGATCCTCCATGTGGGCGACCTCTCGCTGAACGAGGACAGCCACGAGGTCTCTCGTGCGGGGACGTCGATCGAACTGACCGCGACCGAGTTCGAGCTGCTGCGCTACCTCATGCGCAATCAGCGTCGCGTCGTGTCGAAGGCGCAGATCCTCGACCGCGTGTGGAACTACGACTTCGGCGGCCGTTCGAGCGTCGTGGAGCTCTACATCTCCTACCTCCGCAAGAAGATCGACTCGGGTCGCGAGCCGCTGATCCACACCGTGCGCGGAGTCGGCTACATGATCAAAGCACCGCAGTGA